The Clostridiaceae bacterium HFYG-1003 genome includes a window with the following:
- a CDS encoding RNA methyltransferase, giving the protein MKTNITSLQNPRLRELRKLKERKYRERTGTFLIEGQRFLKEALRQQVEIDCVIVQDEILLEGLNLKSECEILIVPPDLMKDLAGTVTPQGILAQTRIPAPSSDAFEKTSGLWLYLDEIRDPGNLGTIIRTAHAFGLDGLILSKGCADPYQEKVLRSTMGSIFQVPLMLNQDTAWLNQRLTQGATLYLADFQDAVELPAVDPSGASIVVIGNEAHGVSDTIRALPHVTVRIPMPGGAESLNAAVAAALMMYDLKIR; this is encoded by the coding sequence ATGAAGACTAACATTACAAGTCTTCAGAATCCCAGACTGAGAGAGCTGCGAAAGCTCAAGGAGCGAAAATACCGGGAGCGGACGGGTACATTTCTGATTGAAGGACAGCGGTTTCTTAAGGAAGCGCTGCGCCAGCAGGTTGAAATTGACTGCGTTATCGTTCAGGATGAAATACTGCTGGAGGGACTGAATCTCAAGTCGGAATGTGAGATCCTGATCGTTCCGCCGGACCTGATGAAGGACCTGGCAGGCACGGTGACGCCCCAGGGGATCCTCGCTCAGACCCGAATTCCCGCTCCATCCTCAGACGCATTTGAGAAAACCAGCGGCCTGTGGCTGTATCTGGACGAGATTCGAGATCCGGGGAATCTTGGCACGATTATCCGAACTGCTCATGCGTTCGGCCTGGATGGTCTGATTCTGTCCAAGGGCTGTGCGGACCCTTATCAGGAAAAAGTATTGCGCAGCACCATGGGCAGCATCTTTCAGGTGCCCCTCATGCTGAATCAGGATACAGCATGGCTGAATCAGCGCCTGACCCAGGGAGCGACGCTCTATCTGGCTGACTTTCAGGATGCGGTTGAACTTCCGGCGGTAGATCCATCCGGCGCCAGCATTGTGGTTATTGGAAATGAGGCTCATGGCGTCAGCGACACCATTCGCGCGCTGCCTCACGTTACCGTCCGAATTCCCATGCCTGGCGGCGCTGAGAGCCTGAACGCGGC
- a CDS encoding TrkA family potassium uptake protein, whose translation MMAKQFIVVGLGRFGISVAETLSELGHDVLAIDKDENVIQDIADKVTHAVQLDATDEYALRTLGVRNFDVAVVTIGSNIQASIMITLLLKEAGVKYVICKGQSELHKKVLLKIGADRVVLPEKDMGYRVAHNLVSSNLVDLIELSDDYQIIEMNAPDSWIGRTIKDLDVRANYGITILALRSKTDDINISPTADVVIPPESVIIAVGTNEDLLHLEHTVLADED comes from the coding sequence ATTATGGCAAAGCAATTTATCGTCGTCGGATTGGGCCGTTTTGGCATTTCCGTAGCAGAAACGCTCTCAGAACTGGGACATGATGTTCTGGCCATCGACAAGGATGAAAATGTCATTCAGGATATTGCCGATAAAGTGACCCATGCGGTCCAGCTGGATGCAACGGATGAATATGCCCTGCGCACGTTGGGAGTCCGTAATTTTGACGTTGCCGTCGTCACGATTGGTTCCAATATCCAGGCATCCATTATGATTACCTTGCTGCTTAAGGAAGCGGGTGTAAAATACGTCATATGCAAAGGCCAGTCAGAACTCCATAAGAAGGTTCTTTTGAAAATCGGGGCAGACCGGGTCGTGCTTCCGGAGAAGGATATGGGTTACCGGGTTGCCCACAATCTGGTTTCATCCAACCTGGTGGACCTGATTGAACTGTCCGATGATTACCAGATCATTGAGATGAATGCACCAGACAGCTGGATTGGCAGAACCATTAAGGATCTGGATGTTCGGGCAAACTATGGCATTACGATTTTGGCTCTGCGCAGCAAAACGGATGATATTAATATTTCTCCGACAGCGGATGTGGTCATCCCGCCGGAATCTGTCATTATTGCGGTCGGAACCAATGAAGACCTGCTTCATCTGGAGCACACGGTTCTTGCCGATGAAGACTAA
- a CDS encoding Trk family potassium uptake protein → MLKIEMNPVRVLAMGFALVILLGGLLLMLPISSQTGTVTPFIDSLFVSTSAVCVTGLVTVDTGTHWTYFGKTVIISLIQIGGLGFMTFATLTAVFMGKKLGLKERLLMQEAYNAMNLQGIIKMVRYVVGFTFGVELAGALILMTQFIPMVGWAEGIYYGIFHSISAFCNAGFDLMGNFASLTGVNTNKIILTTIMTLIAVSGLGFSVWMEIWNFKSITRLSLHAKLVLSTTLFLIFGGALLFFVFEYSNPATIGSMSFLDKVTNSMFASITPRTAGFNAISIPDMSMASRLLTIILMFIGGSPGSTAGGIKTTAISILFLTVLCVLKGRHDPEAFGRRIDKDSVFKAFAVVVIGLGIVFGVTLVMSFFESAQGTSMEALIFEATSAFATVGLSEGITPDVQFTSKAALIAGMYFGRVGPITVLLALSRQKTPAQIAYPEGKILIG, encoded by the coding sequence ATGCTGAAGATAGAAATGAATCCAGTCCGGGTTCTGGCTATGGGCTTTGCCCTGGTCATACTGCTGGGAGGACTTCTGCTCATGCTGCCCATTTCCAGCCAGACTGGAACAGTGACCCCATTCATTGACTCCTTGTTTGTTTCCACCAGTGCGGTTTGTGTAACCGGCTTGGTTACAGTGGATACAGGAACCCACTGGACCTATTTTGGAAAAACCGTGATCATCAGCCTGATACAGATCGGCGGGCTGGGTTTTATGACCTTTGCCACATTAACTGCTGTCTTCATGGGCAAAAAACTGGGACTCAAGGAGCGCCTGCTGATGCAGGAAGCGTACAACGCCATGAACCTGCAGGGAATCATTAAGATGGTCCGGTATGTGGTTGGATTCACGTTTGGTGTCGAGCTGGCGGGAGCACTGATTCTGATGACGCAGTTCATTCCCATGGTCGGATGGGCAGAGGGGATCTATTACGGCATTTTCCATTCAATTTCAGCCTTCTGCAACGCCGGTTTCGATCTGATGGGGAACTTTGCCTCGCTGACTGGCGTCAATACCAACAAGATCATCCTGACAACGATCATGACCCTCATCGCGGTGTCCGGTCTTGGATTCTCAGTCTGGATGGAAATCTGGAACTTCAAGTCCATTACTCGGTTGTCACTCCACGCCAAGCTTGTCCTATCGACAACGCTGTTCCTGATTTTCGGCGGGGCATTGCTGTTCTTTGTCTTCGAATATTCCAATCCCGCCACCATAGGTTCCATGAGCTTCCTCGACAAGGTGACCAATTCCATGTTTGCGTCGATTACCCCGAGAACAGCAGGTTTCAATGCAATCTCCATCCCGGATATGTCCATGGCATCCCGCCTGCTGACCATCATCCTGATGTTTATCGGCGGATCACCCGGATCCACAGCCGGTGGTATCAAAACAACCGCCATCAGTATTCTGTTCCTGACCGTGCTTTGCGTCCTCAAGGGCCGCCATGACCCGGAAGCCTTTGGCCGCCGGATTGATAAGGACAGTGTGTTCAAAGCCTTTGCCGTGGTAGTCATTGGCTTGGGCATAGTATTCGGCGTGACGCTGGTCATGAGCTTCTTTGAGTCCGCTCAGGGAACGTCGATGGAAGCGCTGATCTTCGAAGCCACCTCCGCGTTTGCTACGGTCGGGCTGAGCGAGGGGATTACTCCAGATGTTCAATTTACCTCCAAAGCAGCTCTGATTGCCGGAATGTACTTTGGACGGGTCGGCCCCATCACAGTCCTCCTGGCACTATCCCGGCAGAAGACGCCGGCTCAGATCGCTTACCCGGAAGGGAAGATTCTGATCGGGTAA
- a CDS encoding insulinase family protein: MTNNDILHGFRRVGEQPSKETGSTIVYYEHETSGAHLVHLQNEDPHMAFGIGFRTPPEDSTGVAHILEHSVLSGSRKFKTREPFMELLKGSMNTFLNAMTFPDMTIYPISSQNRKDLRNLIDVYMDAVLFPRIHEMKEIFLQEGWHHHILSPDEPITYNGVVYNEMKGAYSSPEANVAIQVARALNQGTTYDHESGGYPYEIPGLSYEGLKEFHTKYYHPSNSMIYLYGDIDREDLLRLLDEEYLCHFQRKNPDSDLVLKEQEPGIKRFDFEYPADENQTAKEHSYLSYAVSLGHADSVDDYFINTILNEVLIQSESSPLKQALLEKGLGEDFMSLSGDTYYLDFGLAAKHTADGRLDEFVGVIESTLKHMTEQGIDEKLLLAALNRTEFKLREARGTLKGIIYFINVMSAWRYGNDAASYLNFDDVFARMRLGMKEGLFERIIQVRILNNPVKILAIHRPKANLFGELDRKVEEDLAELKAGLSQEALADLIAENEKLLKFQTTEDSKEDKATIPHLDLSDIDRHIPHIEEESVRLGNADLLFHPWNSSDISYLTAAFSMAPLEREDIVWAGYLAAVLGIIGTDKYTYSELNNEINIYTSGLHFSPSVFKKLSGPDEYEARFNVYSSAMGDYYPKMFEFLDEVLFRTGFSDNKRLKEIFLMLRSNLESSFDFQGHTIVMQRVASFFNQASRYLEELSGIDFYDHLNLLLKDFDGNSDLIQTNLRRVAKRLFGSQDLVLSLTGEPERKSELMDAAADFIRRLPQGSARPAVPLVFELGHRKEGLTSASGVQYAAKGYNLKKLGFEYTGEMVVLASILSMDYLHNAIRARGGAYGAGISIDPFGNAVTYSYRDPNLRNTVNVYDGMSDFLRNFALDEDDVKNYIIGTMPRFNPPLTASDINTLVLARRFSGSSEAEIEKRMSQAIDTTKDSIMAKAQLMDELMKQDYLCVLGSQDKINQEKDLFSVIRPIKINQ, encoded by the coding sequence ATGACCAATAATGACATTTTGCACGGTTTCCGTCGGGTGGGAGAGCAACCCTCCAAGGAAACAGGTTCGACCATTGTGTATTACGAACATGAAACCTCCGGTGCCCACCTGGTGCATCTTCAGAACGAAGATCCCCACATGGCTTTTGGCATTGGTTTCCGGACGCCGCCGGAGGATTCTACCGGTGTAGCCCATATTCTGGAGCACTCAGTGCTGTCCGGATCCCGAAAGTTCAAGACCAGGGAACCATTCATGGAACTGCTGAAAGGATCCATGAATACATTCCTGAATGCGATGACGTTTCCGGATATGACGATTTATCCCATTTCCTCCCAGAATCGCAAGGATCTGCGCAATCTGATCGATGTCTACATGGATGCTGTCCTGTTCCCCAGAATTCATGAAATGAAAGAGATCTTCCTGCAGGAAGGCTGGCATCATCATATTCTCTCACCGGATGAACCCATTACTTACAATGGCGTAGTCTACAATGAAATGAAGGGGGCGTATTCTTCCCCGGAGGCCAATGTAGCCATCCAGGTAGCACGCGCATTGAACCAGGGGACAACGTATGACCACGAATCCGGCGGGTACCCCTATGAAATCCCCGGGTTAAGCTATGAGGGCCTGAAGGAATTCCATACGAAATATTATCACCCATCCAACAGCATGATTTATCTGTATGGCGACATTGACCGGGAGGATCTGCTGCGGCTTCTGGATGAAGAATACCTCTGCCATTTCCAGCGGAAGAATCCGGACTCTGACCTGGTTTTAAAAGAACAGGAGCCTGGGATCAAACGCTTTGACTTTGAGTATCCCGCCGATGAGAATCAAACGGCGAAGGAGCACTCTTACCTGTCCTATGCTGTATCCCTGGGGCACGCTGATTCGGTGGATGACTATTTTATCAATACCATTCTCAACGAAGTGCTGATCCAGTCTGAGTCCTCACCGCTCAAACAAGCTCTGTTGGAGAAGGGCCTCGGCGAAGATTTCATGAGCCTGTCCGGGGATACCTATTACCTTGACTTTGGACTGGCAGCGAAGCACACGGCAGATGGCCGGCTCGATGAGTTTGTCGGTGTGATCGAATCAACCCTGAAGCACATGACGGAGCAGGGGATTGATGAGAAATTGCTGCTGGCCGCTTTGAACCGGACGGAATTCAAGCTGCGGGAAGCCCGCGGAACCCTGAAAGGCATCATCTACTTCATCAATGTCATGAGTGCATGGCGCTATGGCAATGATGCAGCCAGCTACCTCAACTTCGATGATGTGTTTGCCCGGATGCGTCTTGGCATGAAAGAAGGATTGTTTGAACGCATCATCCAGGTGCGGATTCTCAACAATCCGGTGAAGATCCTGGCGATCCATCGTCCCAAAGCGAACCTGTTCGGCGAACTGGACCGCAAGGTGGAAGAAGACCTGGCTGAGCTCAAGGCGGGCCTGTCCCAGGAAGCATTGGCAGATCTGATTGCAGAAAATGAGAAGCTGCTGAAATTCCAGACAACGGAGGATTCCAAGGAAGACAAGGCAACGATCCCTCATCTTGACCTGTCAGACATCGACCGACACATCCCCCATATCGAGGAGGAGAGTGTCCGTCTGGGCAATGCCGATCTGCTGTTCCATCCCTGGAACTCATCGGATATCAGTTATCTGACCGCTGCGTTCTCCATGGCACCCCTGGAACGGGAAGACATTGTCTGGGCCGGCTATCTGGCTGCTGTGCTGGGAATCATCGGAACTGACAAATATACGTACTCTGAACTCAATAATGAAATCAACATCTATACCTCAGGACTGCATTTCTCTCCCAGCGTATTTAAAAAACTGAGCGGTCCGGATGAATACGAAGCACGATTCAATGTCTACAGCTCCGCAATGGGTGACTACTACCCCAAGATGTTTGAATTCCTGGATGAAGTCCTTTTCCGGACGGGCTTTTCCGATAATAAGCGCCTGAAGGAAATTTTCCTGATGCTGCGGTCCAATTTGGAGTCCAGCTTCGACTTCCAGGGTCATACCATCGTCATGCAGCGCGTTGCCTCATTCTTCAATCAGGCATCCCGCTATCTGGAAGAACTCTCGGGCATTGATTTTTACGATCACCTGAATCTTCTGCTGAAGGACTTTGACGGCAACTCGGATCTGATCCAGACGAATCTTCGCCGCGTCGCCAAGCGCCTGTTCGGTTCTCAGGACCTGGTGCTGAGTCTGACGGGAGAACCGGAACGCAAGTCAGAACTGATGGATGCAGCTGCCGACTTTATCCGGAGACTGCCCCAGGGAAGTGCCCGGCCAGCGGTGCCGCTTGTCTTTGAACTGGGACATCGCAAGGAAGGACTGACCTCCGCCTCCGGAGTGCAGTATGCGGCGAAGGGGTACAATCTGAAAAAGCTTGGTTTTGAGTATACGGGAGAAATGGTTGTTCTGGCGTCGATTCTATCAATGGATTATCTCCACAACGCGATCCGTGCCCGCGGCGGGGCTTACGGAGCCGGAATTTCCATCGATCCGTTCGGCAATGCCGTTACGTATTCCTATCGGGATCCCAATCTGAGAAATACGGTCAATGTTTATGACGGAATGAGTGACTTCCTGCGCAATTTCGCACTGGATGAGGATGATGTCAAAAACTATATCATCGGTACCATGCCGCGGTTTAATCCACCTCTAACCGCCTCGGACATCAACACTCTGGTGCTGGCCCGGCGATTCTCTGGATCATCAGAAGCGGAAATCGAGAAGCGGATGAGCCAGGCCATTGATACGACAAAAGACAGCATCATGGCCAAAGCCCAGCTGATGGATGAGCTGATGAAACAGGATTATCTGTGCGTACTGGGCAGCCAGGACAAGATTAACCAGGAAAAAGATCTGTTCAGTGTGATTCGCCCCATCAAAATAAACCAGTAA
- the rplT gene encoding 50S ribosomal protein L20, which translates to MARVKRAVNAKKNHRKVLKLAKGYYAGKSKLFRTANETVIRALRNAYVGRRLKKRDFRKLWIARINAAARLNGMTYSTFMNGLKRAGIEINRKMLSEIAIHDPQGFANLIAQAKSVREA; encoded by the coding sequence ATGGCAAGAGTAAAAAGAGCGGTCAACGCAAAGAAGAATCATAGAAAAGTCCTGAAGCTTGCAAAGGGCTACTACGCCGGAAAATCCAAGCTGTTCCGTACAGCGAATGAAACCGTCATCCGGGCCCTGAGAAACGCCTATGTCGGCAGAAGACTGAAAAAGAGAGATTTCAGAAAGCTCTGGATCGCTCGTATCAACGCAGCGGCCAGATTGAACGGAATGACCTATTCCACGTTCATGAACGGACTGAAGAGAGCGGGAATCGAAATCAACCGCAAGATGCTGTCTGAGATTGCAATCCACGATCCTCAAGGATTTGCAAACCTCATTGCTCAGGCAAAGAGCGTAAGAGAAGCATAA
- the rpmI gene encoding 50S ribosomal protein L35 has product MPKMKTHRGAAKRFGKTGTGKFKRSKAFKSHILTKKSAKRKRNLRKTGYVSTAQEKVIRRLLPYI; this is encoded by the coding sequence ATGCCAAAAATGAAAACTCACAGAGGGGCTGCCAAGCGCTTTGGCAAAACCGGAACTGGAAAATTCAAAAGATCCAAGGCCTTCAAGAGCCATATTCTGACCAAGAAGTCAGCTAAGAGAAAGAGAAACTTAAGAAAGACAGGATATGTCTCCACTGCCCAGGAAAAAGTAATCAGAAGATTACTTCCTTACATTTAG
- the infC gene encoding translation initiation factor IF-3: protein MKNISKNYPTNNEIREKEVRVVTYDGEQLGIMSSKEAQRIADEKEMDLVMIAPTATPPVCRIMDYGKFIYEQTKKEKEAKKKQRTVEIKEIRFSPNIEEHDMTTKANNALKFLKDGDKVKVTIRFRGREADHSHKGYDLMKEFFAKVEEFGTIEKPATMEGRNMTMVITSNVK from the coding sequence GTGAAAAATATAAGCAAGAATTACCCGACCAACAACGAGATCAGAGAGAAAGAAGTCAGAGTTGTGACCTACGACGGAGAACAGCTTGGAATTATGTCTTCGAAGGAAGCTCAGCGGATCGCTGATGAAAAAGAAATGGATTTAGTCATGATCGCTCCTACCGCCACTCCTCCTGTCTGTCGCATCATGGATTACGGCAAGTTTATCTATGAACAAACCAAGAAAGAAAAAGAGGCAAAAAAGAAGCAGCGCACGGTAGAGATCAAGGAAATCAGATTCTCACCAAACATTGAAGAACATGATATGACCACCAAGGCCAACAACGCACTCAAGTTCCTGAAAGACGGTGACAAGGTCAAGGTAACAATCCGATTCCGTGGGCGGGAAGCAGATCACAGCCATAAAGGCTACGATCTCATGAAAGAGTTTTTTGCCAAAGTCGAAGAATTCGGAACCATTGAAAAGCCAGCCACCATGGAAGGCAGAAATATGACAATGGTGATCACATCCAACGTAAAATAA
- a CDS encoding ISLre2 family transposase produces the protein MPILTDFNSMFTSLRQGFDSRMASGTLTMDQVVQETHELTDRIAREQIQDYVQVLDERLRNSQLRKKDYSIERRNQTKTIATTAGPVVFDRTYFRDKKTNHHVCLVDRLLGLEPHQRISRELASCLLSSAKDISYQGTVERYASSGITSRTTVMNLVHRLGNIESSEGPLPQKKVVSRIYIEADEDHVAMQDGSNQQMRLIYVHEGQQSVGKRRKALMGVRRFAGFYKGNSDELWYEVFDYLNSAYEVDKIEEISLSGDGASWIKMGAQILPRCKLYLDKFHLEKALRQAATPIDSYKGTKDEYYWYLKDAISMDSLEDINTFFESAAGLPLKKTQEKKLGEMKTYLLSNWESIQNAAKSGYQGCSAEGHVSHVLSSRLSSRPMGWSTVGAENIARMRVFVLNGGDLMGYFAAKEKEKKKEARLLRLEKRIVKNSRVYPVKQGSISYATPHFGWYKS, from the coding sequence ATGCCTATCTTAACAGATTTCAACTCAATGTTCACCTCTCTCAGACAAGGTTTTGATTCAAGAATGGCAAGCGGTACCCTCACCATGGATCAGGTGGTCCAGGAGACTCACGAGCTGACGGATCGGATTGCCCGTGAGCAGATCCAGGATTATGTTCAGGTACTCGATGAGCGCCTGAGGAACTCACAGTTACGCAAAAAGGATTACTCCATCGAACGGCGTAATCAAACAAAAACCATCGCTACTACAGCCGGACCTGTGGTCTTTGACCGGACGTACTTTCGGGATAAAAAGACTAATCACCATGTGTGTCTGGTGGATCGTCTTCTGGGCCTTGAGCCCCATCAGAGAATCAGCCGGGAACTAGCCTCGTGTCTTCTCTCCAGTGCTAAAGATATTTCTTACCAGGGGACGGTGGAGCGCTATGCAAGCAGCGGAATTACCAGCCGCACTACGGTAATGAATCTGGTCCATCGACTGGGGAACATTGAGTCTTCTGAGGGACCCCTGCCTCAGAAAAAAGTGGTATCTCGGATCTATATTGAGGCCGATGAGGATCATGTAGCTATGCAGGACGGTTCCAATCAGCAGATGCGGCTGATCTACGTCCATGAGGGGCAGCAGAGTGTCGGGAAGAGACGCAAGGCCTTAATGGGTGTACGTCGATTTGCAGGCTTCTACAAGGGCAACTCGGATGAACTGTGGTACGAAGTGTTCGATTACCTGAACTCGGCTTATGAAGTGGATAAGATCGAGGAAATCTCCTTATCAGGGGATGGGGCGTCCTGGATCAAGATGGGTGCCCAGATTCTGCCTCGATGCAAGCTCTATCTGGATAAGTTCCACCTGGAAAAGGCCCTGCGCCAGGCGGCAACGCCGATTGATTCCTACAAAGGGACAAAGGATGAATATTACTGGTACCTCAAAGACGCCATCAGCATGGACTCCCTTGAGGACATCAACACATTCTTCGAATCAGCGGCGGGATTGCCGCTTAAAAAGACCCAGGAAAAGAAGTTAGGCGAGATGAAAACCTATCTTTTGTCCAACTGGGAATCGATCCAGAACGCGGCCAAGTCGGGCTATCAGGGCTGCAGTGCGGAAGGGCATGTCAGTCATGTGCTTTCCTCACGGTTATCATCACGCCCGATGGGGTGGAGCACAGTAGGTGCTGAGAATATAGCGCGCATGCGAGTTTTCGTCCTCAATGGCGGGGATCTCATGGGCTACTTCGCTGCCAAAGAGAAAGAAAAGAAGAAGGAAGCCCGACTTTTGAGGCTGGAAAAACGGATCGTGAAGAATAGCCGGGTCTACCCGGTAAAACAAGGTTCAATCAGCTATGCAACGCCTCATTTTGGGTGGTATAAATCGTAA
- a CDS encoding HU family DNA-binding protein encodes MNRTDVIALIAEEESMTKKKAEEIVRLIIDTMKVALIDGEKVQITGFGTFEVKDRAPRIGRNPKTNEEVKIDAFRKPVFRPSQTLKERINK; translated from the coding sequence TTGAACAGGACAGATGTAATAGCACTCATCGCTGAAGAAGAATCGATGACAAAAAAGAAAGCAGAGGAGATCGTTCGGCTGATCATCGACACGATGAAAGTCGCACTGATCGATGGAGAAAAGGTCCAAATCACAGGATTTGGCACGTTTGAGGTGAAGGACCGTGCACCACGCATTGGAAGGAACCCGAAAACGAATGAAGAAGTCAAAATTGACGCCTTCAGGAAACCTGTGTTCAGACCAAGTCAAACACTAAAAGAACGGATCAATAAGTAG
- the hslO gene encoding Hsp33 family molecular chaperone HslO, with product MDKLIRATAMNGMVRIIAADTREIVDEARRLHELPATGTVLLGRMLTGGLMMGAVLKNESDRLTVQIKGDGPSMGCLVTSGMNLEVKGYLGNPEMELPLNEHGRFDVAGAVGREGKFTVIMDMGLKEPYVSSVPIYTGEIAEDIAYYYTVSEQLPTAVLLGESLNPDLTVQAAGGLMVQMMPGHDPMLADLITFRLEEIPPLSSLLCDGNSIHEILNMLFDDMDLIINAEAQPRYFCDCSRERVERAFISIGLRELKQLHEEGRTEELVCQFCNKRYLFSKEDIGKIITEISKN from the coding sequence ATGGATAAACTGATTCGAGCAACCGCCATGAATGGCATGGTACGGATAATTGCCGCGGATACGAGAGAGATAGTTGATGAAGCCAGGCGCCTTCATGAGCTCCCGGCGACCGGTACGGTCCTCCTGGGGCGCATGCTCACCGGCGGACTGATGATGGGCGCGGTCCTGAAGAATGAATCGGATCGCCTGACGGTTCAGATCAAGGGAGATGGACCATCCATGGGCTGCCTTGTCACATCAGGCATGAACCTTGAGGTTAAAGGCTATCTAGGCAATCCGGAGATGGAGCTTCCGCTGAATGAGCACGGCCGCTTTGATGTAGCCGGAGCCGTCGGCAGGGAAGGAAAATTTACGGTGATTATGGATATGGGATTAAAGGAGCCTTATGTCTCCAGTGTTCCAATCTATACCGGCGAGATTGCGGAAGATATCGCCTATTATTACACGGTATCAGAACAACTGCCTACGGCAGTGCTGCTTGGCGAAAGCCTGAATCCGGATCTGACGGTTCAGGCAGCGGGCGGACTGATGGTTCAGATGATGCCCGGACATGATCCCATGCTGGCAGATCTGATTACTTTCCGGCTGGAAGAAATTCCACCGCTGTCCAGTCTGCTGTGCGATGGAAATTCAATTCACGAAATCCTGAACATGCTCTTTGACGACATGGATTTGATCATTAATGCGGAAGCTCAGCCTCGTTATTTCTGCGATTGCTCCAGAGAGCGGGTGGAGCGGGCATTTATTTCCATCGGCTTAAGAGAACTGAAGCAGCTTCATGAAGAAGGACGAACGGAGGAACTGGTATGTCAGTTCTGTAATAAGCGTTACTTATTCTCGAAGGAGGATATTGGCAAAATTATCACTGAGATTTCAAAAAATTAG
- a CDS encoding class I SAM-dependent methyltransferase, translated as MYQDFSAIYEEKIKEDFDYQAMADFILGQMRQFHVKGKYALDMGCGTGNAGLMILPSLERMILCDPSEEMLTLARNKYSGSGQATFLKGEAPTFLYPDRFDLIISVLDIPNYLDSLELEAFLHNSYRNLEHTGILIFDISSVHKLTKAAMTGVFVYDDEDYFHVWENQLVGKTLELTINAFIRTRGKSAGRYNPPLYHRVTEEQVMHLHTEEEIDETAQTAGFMIAGKYDGYTEKPASPGSERIVYVLTKGVTING; from the coding sequence ATGTATCAGGATTTTTCAGCTATCTACGAAGAGAAGATCAAAGAGGATTTTGATTATCAGGCTATGGCTGATTTCATTCTGGGTCAGATGCGTCAATTTCACGTGAAGGGGAAGTACGCCCTGGATATGGGATGCGGGACTGGCAATGCTGGTTTGATGATCCTGCCCAGTCTGGAACGGATGATTCTGTGCGATCCATCTGAAGAGATGCTGACCCTGGCCAGAAATAAATACTCCGGTTCCGGGCAGGCCACTTTTTTAAAAGGGGAGGCTCCCACATTTCTGTATCCGGATCGGTTTGACCTTATTATTTCAGTTCTTGATATTCCGAATTACTTGGACTCACTGGAACTGGAGGCATTTCTGCACAACAGCTACCGGAACCTTGAACATACAGGGATTTTGATCTTTGATATCTCCAGCGTCCATAAGCTGACCAAAGCAGCAATGACCGGAGTGTTCGTCTATGATGACGAGGATTATTTTCATGTTTGGGAGAATCAGCTGGTAGGGAAAACCCTCGAGCTGACTATTAATGCGTTTATCCGGACCAGGGGAAAGAGTGCTGGACGATACAATCCACCGCTTTATCACCGGGTTACGGAAGAGCAGGTCATGCATCTGCATACAGAAGAAGAAATTGATGAAACAGCACAAACTGCCGGATTTATGATTGCCGGGAAATACGACGGTTATACAGAAAAACCCGCTTCTCCGGGTTCTGAGAGAATCGTCTATGTGCTTACAAAAGGAGTTACGATAAATGGATAA